From the Littorina saxatilis isolate snail1 unplaced genomic scaffold, US_GU_Lsax_2.0 scaffold_622, whole genome shotgun sequence genome, the window ggcagtgactgagtgagaatggttatttccctttgaccatgaagatgtccctctataagtccttgtataattttaatccaccaataactccctaaccgtgtgtttgactggtcccaatttttgtaaggaccgtctcaggaatgtatagaacctgttcaccaagtttggtgacgatcggtccgttcattcttgagatctatatgcgaacacaaacacgcaaacaaacaaacaaacacatcgaccgaaacctatacacacccctataccgggggtgtaataagcaAACTACATGTACTGTAAAGGCAGCCATCCAATGGTTTTCACGGTTTTCAAATGTCAAAGTACAGAAATTGTAGCACAATTTCCCATTGGCTGCTTCAATTGTCTCTGTAATTCTAATGTGCCAGTATTCCTTGAATTTGTAAACCAAAAAAATACATGCACGCgagtattttgttttattttatttatttattttctataGTTCTCTGccacaagaaaagaaaacacgTGTTTCATTCATCGGATGTGCTCGTATCATCCCCGTGTATGGCATTAACACTCGTGAAATAATAGCCAACCTGCTCGGTAAAATCAATATTACACACACATTAAGTCAGTATTTCAACACTTGAATTCATTACATACATTTCAACAACATACGCACATGACTATATAACAGATTAATTTCAAGGAGGTCTTATACATGAGAATTGTTATGTCCATCGTTAGGATCACAAATATTTGAAGGAAATGTGTAGATATTGAAATTAAACGCCCCACATGATGTGCATGGCaagcattttttgtttgttttaacacTTGCATTTGAATTCGTCCTAATTATCAGCGCTATCTTGCACCCATATATTATTTGTTCTCAAATCTCGTTGTGTTTTTGGTACACCGGATCGGAGGAGTGTGGTGAAGCAACGTTTGACCCGTGTTGAGACGGGCTGGAGTGACACTTGGACACCTGGTTGACAGTGCCGTGTTGACTTGTTGGTAGAATTAGGTCACACTGATACAGGCAAAACGACAGATGCACATACAATTATGTACTCGCACGTGCATACGGTGGACTAAGCtttcatggtgtgtgtgtctgtctgtctgtctgtctgtgattttttgGGTTCAACAAAGGCTGTTGCTGAAGCAGTATTCGACCTCTTTTGAAACGGACTGAAGTGACACTTGACCAAGTTTTTGACGATCCTGTGCTGAAATGATGTAACCCGGGTATTACACACGCATATACATGCATGAACGCGAAGACTCGTAGGCAcattcgcacgcacgcacacaggcacgcacgcacgcacaaacgcacacacacttacacacactaacacacacacacactgacacacttacACAGTCTTGAATAGCTATTGTGAAAACTTTAACGTGTGGTTGTGAATGCGCTTGTAATTATATAAGACTGTCAGCATCTATAGACTTTCTGGTGTTTttgcgttttttgtttgtgtgttgttgttttgtttggggggtggaggtggaggtggaggggggTGAGGGGTGTTGGTTGGGGAGGTGAGTGTGTTACTGTACTTTGGTGAGTCACATTCATAATCTACGTTGGCTCTGTTGCAACACGTATGTTTTGTCGGTGAGGTACATTTATTTCGCGTTTAACTCTTTGCTCGCCAATGAAGTGGGACCGTTTGTCTCTAAACATCGTTGAACTTCGTggatgtatgtaggtatgtatgtatatgGGATGGTTTGTTAGTTTTgtgttggtttttacatttagtcaagttttgactaaatgttataacacagagggggaatcaagacgagggtcgtggtgtatgtgtgtgtgtgtgtgtgtgtgtgtgtgtgtctgtgtctgtgtgtctgtgtgtgtctgtctgtctgtgtgtctgtcagtgtgcgtgtgtgtgtgcagtagagcgatacagagtaaactactggaccgatctttatgacatttcagtacatgagagttcctgggtatgatatcctcagatttttttttttttcgataaatgtctttgatgacgtcatatccggctttttgtaaaagttgaggcggcactgtcacaccctcacttttcaatcaaattgattgaaattttggccaagcaatcttagacgaaggccggaattcggtattgcatttcagcttggaggcttaaacattaattaatgactttggtcattaaaaatctgaaaattgtaattaaaattattttttttataaaatgatccaaaattacgtttatcttattcttcatcattttctgattccaaaaacatataaatatgttatattcggattaaaaacaagctctgaaaattaaaaatataaaaattatgattaaaataaaattcccgaaatcgatttaaaaacaatttcatcttattccttgtcggttcctgattccaaaaacatatagatatgatatgtttggattaaaaacacgctcagaaagttaaaacgaagcgtacagaaaagcgtgctatgcagcacagcgcaaccactaccgcactaaacaggctcgttaatttcactgcgttttgcacgagcggcggactacggtcattgtgaaaaaaagcagtgcgttcagtttcattctgggagttccacagcttgactaaatgtagtaattttgccttacgcgacttgtttattgatGTAGAACTTGGGTAATAGtatcatctgtgtgtgtgtgtgtgtgccgtgtgtgctgtgtgtgtgtgtgtgtgtgtgtgtgtgtgtgtgtgtgttagtgtgtgcgtgtgtgtgcgtgcgtgtgagagagagagacagagacagagagaaaaacagagagagagagagagaaacagagagagagagacagagagagaaacagagagagagagagaaacagagagagaaacagagagagagagaatcagaatcagaatcagaatgttttattcGCGGAAACACTGAATGGTTTTTAGCGAAAGGgtgttgtggggttgggatGTCGACGTTCAAAGCTTTCTGGATACCGAAACATGCACGATCGCGAAAAGATTCTCGCTACTGGAAGTCCGATAGCGAGTCAGTCTGTGCACACAGCTAGGTGTAGGGATGTGCACGTCCGTCACACGGGGGTCTTTGTTCGTTATTTTCATTAACAATGCAGGTCGAAGATCAGCCCAGGTACAGTCTCACGGCTGCCGCCAAAACATTCAGGTCTCTGGTCGCCTGCCTTCTGTCTTCTGCGAAGTCGTCTTTGCTCAGAGGTTTCGACCTCTTCAGACAGCGCGCTGAAGAGTCTCTCATTTTGATGTACCAATCACACGCCGTAGacggtggcacgcctagttttttccaccgcaggaacaacacccaattcgttcccccgcaagacgaacaacatggtaggtgtctccaaatcaatgccttaaaatagtagataaccagactttctagtattgaagtttatatcatactgttctgtactttattttgcattggatcagctagttgtcttaccatttacactctcgtgtactacataagagaagaaatgtcatcaagacaagtcagaaatactgtctcccacgttaaaaatgttgaaataacacaaagcacggtcaacagaagggcttaaatctttttgctggtcaaagtcaaactacttgtggatactgctcttcatttttaagtttaagcttaccttagtttagactcacgatcggttcaaagatcaacagtgaaatttgacggggtaagatcccccgcagcttggtcGATTTGCCTACTACGCCCCACCGCAACACtagggtaagatcccccgccgTTATGTTTATCAGAAAAAATGACATACCAGCTATAATTTTTGTGTAAATCCACTAATTATGGATGTGATTGGACTCTGACATCTTCAGATGTACTCCAACATTTGGCACGAGCAATAAGTCACCGATTAACcattgttttagtgtgtgtgcgtgtgcgtgtgtgtgtgtgtgcgcgcgtgcgtgcgtgtatgtgtgtgtgcgtgcgtgcatgtgtgtgtgtgtgtgtgtgtgtgtgtgaaagaattgCACATAAATATGTCCACTTTACACAGGAAGCTGTGAGGTTGTTACTTTTTGCTTTGAGTCCAGAGATATACTCTGACAGGCATGCAAGACTTCatgtgctttttaacaaagcagaattataaaacaaaaacaaaaagcactcaactctctgtctcttttttttgtttgtgtgtggtcataaacaaaacaaacctgaTTAACTGCGTGTCATATAAAACTGTCGAGCACACTTATTCTTGAATGTTATGGAAATTAAAAGAAGTTGTTCCTCTGCAAGTGTGTGAATGTAGGCATTATAGTAGCCTATATGTGTTACAGCGATGTTAAATATGCAGTTTCCATCTTGTTGAGCCCGACGCCTATGCCTGGCAAGACCAGAGCGATGCTTATACCGCTTCATGCACGCATTGCATAAATAAGCGTAGCCAGTAGAGTGGGTGATTTGGTGGTCACGAAGATACTTTCTTCTCATGAACGACTTTTGACAGGTTTGGCACTAAAACCCCGGCTTTTCACCCAGACATATATGCTTGTCCAGactgcgtttgtgtgcgtacgattttttgcaaacaccaCACTGGAAAGGTTTGGTGCCTGCATGCTTGTTCATATGAGACTGGTAATCTACCTGTCGACCAAACCTCTTGTCACAAACTATGCATACAAAACGAGATTCGTTGCCATGTTTCTCACGTTTGTGATTGTCCAATGTTCGCTTGTGTTTGTATGCTGATCCGCATTCGTCACACAAATGGAGGAGACCAACCTTCTTCGGTGTAGAAGTCTGTAAAGGGACTGTCTCACCTATAGTCACCTCACTACTGATGTCTAGGTAGCTGTCGATTACTTCCCCAGACACCTCCCCGGCAGATAGCGTGTGGTCGCTGGTCTCCATCTGTCAAATAAAAACGCTTCAAACGGGTCAGTTTTGCTGTGCATGATGTGCTTTTTCAGCGCGCATGTGCGGGGGGGCGTAGTAGGCACTCCGGcaaaaatgcgggggaccttatctggtgtctgcgggggaccttacccactgagaatcgagtaccacaaaataacgctagattagagcagcttatccacgatgctggtgcccaaaaacgcgcatacaaggctgcaaggtatcgaagattaaactgtgagtattaaaatagtgctttaaatggtagttctaggttaatttgtacgaaattgagacctctctgtataattttcacggacttcggcagaaaatcgaacgccactgttcacgagtacacaacaagacataagttacatattatacataagcctaggcaattctgcttCAGAATATCTATACTTGATAATGTGATTTGACACAACgtaccttcacagggcaattcctttgcgagataacaattttgcttccgcgtgcgggggaacgaattgggtgttgttcctgcggtggaaaaaactaggcgtgccaccgtCTACGGCGTGCATCAGTCACTTTCCTTTCTCTTATGTCGTATCTTAGCACGATGTCGTCCGATTCGCACACAAGCACGTTCTGTTCAAAACGCTTGTCTAGCACCGCGTGGTGTATGGACTGGTTACGGCGGATATCCCTTACTTCTTCGTTCAAAGTAGTTTATTGTCTCCTTTTTCATTATTACAGTTCTATTCCTTTTTGATAACATATTTTGTGTTTCttaattgcttttttttttctcgtttgcTATTTACTTTTAGTTTGTTTAATTTGTACCAAGATATTTCAGTAGATCTATCGATTCATTTTAACGCTCAGGAGTTAGAACGCTGTTATAATTATAGTTTCACGATGAGCAGCTGTCCAAATGCATGGCCCACTAAAGAGGGTTTTCGCGTGGGACACCTGAATATAAACCATGCAATTAACAAAATGACTGACATATCTACTATGCTTTTAAATTCTGGTTCAAGCTTTCACGTTTTTGGGTTTTCAGAATCAAGATTATCTCACCAGATTTCAGATTCTGATGTTGCTATTCCTGGTTACAATGTATTACGAAGAGACCCACAGCAAAGTAAAGAAACTGGTTTGCTATTGTACATAAGCGAATCAGTTAGTTATACACGATTAACACACCTTGAGCAGTTTGTGGAATCGGTGTGGATAGAAATTAAGTTGAAAAGAGCACCTCCACTCCTTATAGGTTTCTGTTATAGAAATCCTGCAGAGCGAGCAAACTGGTCAGATaattttacacagatgttagatGCAGTCTTGCTCGAATCAAAGGAAATAATTATGTTAGGAGACTTTAATATTAATTTgttaaaacagaacaaaatgtgGCTTGATATGCTTAACCTCTATAATCTCAAACAAATAGTATGCACACCTACGAGAGTCACAGCAACCACCAGCACTCTGATAGATCATATTTATATGACTGATCATCGTAACATTGttgaatgttgtgttccagctAGTGGTTGCAGTGATCACTTTCCCATTTGTCTAACGTGGTCGAGAAAGGGTGTACAAATTCCTAAAGCTGGccacaagacaataaaatataGATCCTTTTCTCAATTCAACGAAGACACATTTCTCCGTGACCTCTGTAATTCCTCTCTCCCTGAGGTTTATAATCATACGAATCCTGATGCTGCTCTAACGCACTGGCTGAATGCTTTCACTAACATTTATGATCAACATGCTCCATGGAGAATTAAGAGAGTCAAACACATAGTAAAACCTAAGTGGTTTGATGATGAATTACAAGATGCAATTGATCatcgtgattttttaaagtcaatCGGTAAAGAAGAGgagtatagagaacagagaaataaagttaattcaatgaaacgattaaaaaaaagaaagtattttcaagaccttgcttcttcaaaacaaaattcaaagaacatttggaaagcaataaatgaacttacaaataaaacgacTGCATCTACTTCAAGTTGCCTAAAGGACATATCacctgatgatttaaacacacatttttccaaaatagcTGAAAAGGTTGTTATAAATGATAAAACAACCTTAAATAAATTGGAAGTTTTGGAAGACTTctgtaaatcaaaacaaatttcatctcAGTTAAATATTCCTCCGCTTACGGTGCCTGAAGTATTTCACGCACTCGCTCATTTAAAGCAAACGGGTACCCGGGGAATAGACGGGCTTGATGGAAGGATTCTAAAGTTatcagcccctgtaatttctgacACCCTCACTTACATTTATAATCTCTGTTTAGAAAAAAACTATTTTCCAATAGCCCTCAAGCAGGCTAaaatcattcctctgtttaaatctggcgaaaagaaagacccctcaaattaCAGGCCGATTTCTATACTGTCAgtattatcaaaaccactggaacgacatataaacaaacacctatTATCGCACTTTGATCACAATCAATTATTTCACCCTAACCAGTCTGGATTTAGAGCTCATCACTCCTGTCACACTGCCTtagtctctcttgttgatcagtggttggaaaagatcaacgataatgaattttgtGGAGCTGTCTTTGTCGATTTtgccaaagcttttgatgtaattgatCACAAGTTGTTACTGAGGAAACTCACATTGTATGGACTCGGGATTGATTCTGTTGAACTTATAACTTCTTTTCTTATTGACAGGCAACAGGCTGTATACGCAAACGCCTCAGCATCAAGTATGCAGGATGTACGATATGGCGTACCacaagggtcagttttaggccctctcctcttctctatatacataaatgaccttccccttcacattgagaatttatgtgaactttttgcagatgacacaaccatacattctagtaacacaaatttaagtcgtttatcagaaacactgcaagaaagtttaaaccagttgagtgaatggactgagctaaatcacatgtcccttaaccccccaaaaacaaaaagcatgataataacaactaggcaaaaacgccagaacataacctcaatatttcacgatctaacggttaataataaacttgttgaaaaagtcgaccatcataaagttttgggagtgaccattgataacaacctgtcttggtcacaccacatcgaacaattgtctaaacaagtgtccaagaaggtctatctattatctagaatcaagcactttctgaatttggaagccaggaaattattctttaatgctcatattcagtctgttattgactacgcgtctaccttgtgggactcggcaagtgaaaattcattcaaaccactaattagattacataaacgagcgcttaaagtagtcttattaaagaaaacaaccctatctgagttagactacatgaacttaggcattcttgctctgaaggcaaggctaagttataataaaggtacccttatgcataaaattattcatggatgtgtacctcaaaccatattttccaaattcacgttaaaaacttcacgccaattgatgagactgaacatgcctctgcctaggattgacctattcaaatctagtttagtctattcaggtagcagtctctggaacactcttccgacaatcctacggcaaactagcagcacaaacgtttttaagaccagatatacgtcttatctcatgaagtataaataaacatctgttgtcgctagaatggttgttaaaacgaacaaccggtgctttttaacaatgtattaatatttttatatacactgattctttcgaatgcagtgtatgtcaatgggcatggcacttacaacgttgttgcgtcagtgcaatctactctataattcttaactcatgtcaaatgaacttacatttttcatttaagcaatgtattgtatgtaaattgatgatatgttcttactttcatttctattataatcatgtagcagtagtttgttttctttacttgcttattctttagcaattttagactagtccctctttagggcgagggccagatgtaaaaaagcagatcactgcttactctattaccctcgtaaaataaagaattgttcttgttctgctTCTTCGTATTTGTCACTGCACCCACTTGTTCGTAGATATCATCTAGGAGAAAACCAGCCTGCTCTGCACTGTTCTCAATAACACGTTCCTCTTCTGTCTCCGAGTCCCCCTTCCGCAGCGCCTTCCCCTTCCCCTCACTCATCTCTGAATCCACTGCACTTTCTTCCACCAAGtcagtgtttttgtttacatAGCACGCATGCATGTCAGCCAGTGACCCAGTTTCAAAGTCAGTCGCCCGTTCGGCGATATCTAATTCACGGTTTTCACGTGCTGAATTGCCATAGTGATGCAATGGTGACAGCGATGGAATGCTTGCCTGCTCATACTGTGTGTCACATCTGTCATCTTTGCCTACACTTTCCTTTTCTGGCGTGGGGGAAAATAGGGGGGTTGGGCGAAAAAGGGGACTTGcctgttgttcctgttgttgttcctgttgtttgGATCTTGTGTAGGCTTCGGCCCTCATCGCATCACGTCGTAGCTGGCTGGGGGGCTTGCGACGAAACTGTTGTTTACTGGTTGAGTGAGCGGTAATGGCGGCTGTGCTGCTACTGGTCATTCGAAAAACAACGACTGTCTTGCTTCCTTCAGAGGCAACTTTCCAGGAAGTTAGCTGATTTTCAGCAAGCAGGGCCTCTAGCATGGCTTTTACTGCGGTTGGAAGTCCAGCAACAGACATTGTGGTGGAGTAATGAAGAATTTCGAGCTGGAGAGATCGCAGCAGTGAAAAATCCGCCCTGCTTGATCTCGTGCCGTCCCGCGAGCCGAGAGAgaaagccagagagagagagagagagagagagagagagagagagagaccatagacctataatataggtccctggagAGACTGAGAGCCCTTGGACTGACTTTATTAGGTGTTATTGGCGTATAGATAAAACATTTTTAAATTAAAACTAATGTTTCAGCGTTCATGGTTGATCAGTCTCGATCACCACATTGCAAAGGAGCCAGGAATCCGGGGAAAAGACGCATTGGCCAACACGTACGGATCGACACTTCCATTGCTTACCATTCTGATTGAAAACCATGCCGTTTGGCGAAGCCTTGCTTCCTGGGGAAAACACAGCTGGCAGCAACCAGAGAGAGATTCTTACCATGGAGGGCAACTCAATGACCGAATCAAAGGCTTCTCCTGAAGAAACTGAATCTGGCGCCCTGCCCGATGCCAATATTCTTTCAAATGGAGGACCACGCGAGAGTGAAAACGACTCACGAGATGTCAAATGCAGAGAGCAAAGAAGAGAAAGCATTTCAAATAGCAACGAGAAGGCGCAGGCAAACAACCAAGAGGTGGAAATAAAAACAGGAACCGATACAACAAAATCATCTATTTCAGACACCATGGACACGGGAGACAACCAAAACCTCGGTCCAAAAACCAAGCAGACGACACCAGCAGCTACGGAAGAAACCGACGACGAAGCAAAGCATTCAAAGGACAACCACGAACTCGGTCCAAGAACCAAGCAGACGACACCAGCAGCAACGGAAGAAACTGACGATGAGGCAAAGAATTCAAAAGACATAGGTGTGTACAAAAGAAGATGGTACGTCCTGGCTGCCTTCTGCTTGTTTTCTTTCACCCAGGCATGTGTGTGGAATACGTTTGGTCCCATCTCTTCAACGACTGAAGAAGCATTCGGATGGACGGACGGGACCATTGCTTTGTTCAGCAACTGGGGACCTATTGGCTACATCCTCGCAGCCATTCCATTTTCGTGGATGCTGGACGTTAAAGGTACGTTGATTTGTTATGTTGGCAGTAAGTTTAGATTCCTGAGGCCGATACCTGGAATTGAAAGTAGGAAAGACCAGGAAACATTGATTTCGGATAAGGATAAAAGTAAGGTATCATAGTCCTATGAgtcctcatggaaattcgggctgctttctcactggggaaagcgaggtGCCGTACAGTGCGCGGCG encodes:
- the LOC138954748 gene encoding choline/ethanolamine transporter flvcr2b-like, with product MPFGEALLPGENTAGSNQREILTMEGNSMTESKASPEETESGALPDANILSNGGPRESENDSRDVKCREQRRESISNSNEKAQANNQEVEIKTGTDTTKSSISDTMDTGDNQNLGPKTKQTTPAATEETDDEAKHSKDNHELGPRTKQTTPAATEETDDEAKNSKDIGVYKRRWYVLAAFCLFSFTQACVWNTFGPISSTTEEAFGWTDGTIALFSNWGPIGYILAAIPFSWMLDVKGLRWSCVFSAFLVLVGTALRCITMHTPTVTWLIHVGHFLNGVAGPVAMGGPPAVSAVWFPLHERATATAIGTACNYLGVAVAFILGPNIVHSYRTVAQNTTDGSLER